A region of Vibrio casei DNA encodes the following proteins:
- a CDS encoding 6-phospho-beta-glucosidase: MNNRFPENFLWGGAVAAHQLEGGWDADGKGTSVVDVLTAGEHGVQRRITDGVIDGEQYPNQVAIDFYHRYKQDIKLFSDMGFKCFRTSIAWTRIFPKGDETEPCEAGLQFYDDLFDELIKYGIEPVITLSHFEMPYHLAEKYDGWMSRKVIDYFVKYSMTVIERYQHKVKYWMTFNEINNQKNVSADIFGWMCSGVKFSQKERPEEAMYQAVHHQFVASALVVKQAHELNPNLLIGSMCSMVPFYPYSSKPEDAMTAQIAMRDRYYFSDVMMKGHYPNYALTEWKRKKYHIEMAPEDEAILREGKCDYLGFSYYMSNTVNSTSTKSLAESLDGSHENSVTNPHITASDWGWPIDPVGLRYCLASLYERYEAPLFIVENGFGAIDTVESSGEINDDYRIDYLRSHIQEMKKAVTEDGVELMGYTPWGCIDLVSFTTGEMKKRYGFIYVDKHNDGTGTLERSPKKSFNWYKDVIASNGETL; encoded by the coding sequence ATGAACAATCGTTTTCCAGAAAATTTTTTATGGGGCGGTGCTGTTGCTGCCCACCAACTTGAAGGTGGTTGGGATGCTGATGGTAAAGGTACTAGCGTGGTTGATGTATTAACTGCCGGAGAACACGGTGTTCAAAGGAGAATAACCGATGGAGTTATCGATGGTGAGCAATACCCCAATCAGGTTGCGATCGATTTTTATCATCGCTATAAACAAGATATAAAGCTATTTTCTGATATGGGATTTAAATGTTTTAGAACCAGTATTGCATGGACGAGGATTTTCCCTAAGGGTGATGAAACCGAACCCTGTGAAGCGGGTTTGCAATTTTATGATGACCTATTTGATGAGCTTATAAAATATGGGATCGAGCCGGTTATTACCCTTAGCCACTTTGAAATGCCATATCACTTAGCAGAAAAATATGATGGTTGGATGAGCCGAAAAGTCATTGATTATTTTGTTAAATACTCAATGACAGTTATCGAACGTTACCAGCACAAAGTAAAGTATTGGATGACATTTAATGAGATTAATAATCAAAAAAATGTTTCTGCCGATATTTTTGGTTGGATGTGCTCTGGTGTGAAATTTTCTCAAAAAGAGCGCCCAGAAGAGGCGATGTATCAAGCAGTGCATCATCAATTTGTGGCGAGCGCTTTGGTAGTTAAGCAAGCACATGAATTGAATCCAAATCTATTAATTGGTTCGATGTGTTCAATGGTTCCTTTTTATCCATATTCATCGAAACCAGAAGATGCCATGACGGCTCAAATTGCTATGCGCGATCGTTATTATTTCTCTGATGTCATGATGAAAGGACATTATCCTAACTACGCATTAACTGAATGGAAGAGGAAGAAATATCATATTGAAATGGCACCAGAAGATGAGGCCATTTTACGTGAAGGTAAGTGTGACTATTTAGGGTTTAGTTACTATATGTCTAATACCGTTAACTCTACCTCAACTAAATCATTGGCTGAGAGCCTAGATGGTAGCCATGAGAATTCTGTGACGAATCCTCATATTACTGCGAGTGATTGGGGCTGGCCGATAGATCCGGTTGGACTTCGTTACTGCTTAGCTTCTTTATATGAGCGCTATGAGGCTCCTCTTTTTATTGTTGAAAATGGTTTTGGGGCTATTGATACTGTCGAAAGTAGTGGCGAAATTAATGATGACTACCGAATTGATTACTTACGCTCACATATTCAAGAAATGAAGAAGGCTGTAACCGAAGATGGGGTTGAATTAATGGGTTATACCCCGTGGGGATGTATTGACCTTGTTTCATTCACAACTGGCGAAATGAAGAAGCGTTATGGCTTTATTTATGTAGATAAACATAATGATGGCACAGGCACGCTAGAACGTTCACCTAAGAAGTCTTTTAATTGGTATAAAGACGTGATTGCGTCAAATGGAGAGACACTCTAA
- a CDS encoding IS3 family transposase (programmed frameshift), producing the protein MKHYSAQSKESALQKMMPPNNIAIAQLSIEMGIGESTLYNWRKQAIDKGHLVPGDGKNAEQWSSANKFSVVLETASLNQAELAEYCRGKGLYVEQVSAWRNACIDANANVKEQEKAFSTETKKDKKQINQLEKELRRKDKALAETAALLVLKKKSKCDLGGSRGRMILDSARIQAVKLVNEAVSSGAPKFKACRELGISVRTYQRWTVDGNIKTDGRPISQRPEPKNKLSKAERDNILAIVNSDDFKSLPPSQIVPTLADEGIYLASESTYYRVLHEEKQQNARGRSQIKERKVPTTHCATGPNQVWCWDITWLPGPAKGLHFYLYLILDIFSRKIVGWEIHDDESAENASILIKKAHLKEGVKDNPLVLHSDNGSPMKGSSMLETLYSLGVVSSFNRPRVSNDNAYAESIFKTCKYRPDYPYKGFSTIDEARSWVLKFSHWYNFNHKHSGIKYVSPHQRHSGLAGDILANRKEVYQGAKDAHPERWSGNIRNWDLPKEVYLNPEQNSVKAESA; encoded by the exons ATGAAACATTATTCAGCGCAAAGCAAAGAGTCGGCTCTTCAGAAGATGATGCCTCCAAATAATATAGCAATAGCCCAATTATCAATCGAGATGGGGATTGGTGAATCAACCTTGTATAATTGGCGAAAACAAGCAATTGATAAGGGGCATTTAGTGCCAGGTGATGGAAAGAATGCTGAGCAGTGGTCATCAGCAAATAAATTCTCAGTCGTGTTGGAAACAGCCTCTTTAAATCAAGCTGAGTTAGCGGAATATTGCCGAGGCAAAGGTCTTTATGTGGAACAAGTATCGGCTTGGCGAAATGCGTGTATAGATGCAAACGCTAACGTTAAAGAGCAAGAAAAAGCCTTCTCCACCGAAACAAAGAAAGATAAAAAACAGATCAATCAATTAGAAAAGGAGCTACGTCGAAAAGATAAGGCACTCGCTGAAACCGCAGCACTATTGGTGTTAA AGAAAAAAAGCAAATGCGATCTGGGGGGAAGCCGAGGACGAATGATCCTCGACTCAGCTCGCATTCAAGCAGTTAAACTAGTTAATGAAGCTGTGAGTTCTGGTGCGCCAAAGTTTAAAGCTTGCCGTGAACTTGGGATCAGTGTCCGGACGTATCAACGTTGGACTGTTGACGGGAACATAAAAACAGATGGTAGACCAATATCTCAGCGCCCTGAGCCAAAAAATAAGCTATCAAAAGCAGAGAGAGATAACATATTAGCCATCGTTAATAGCGATGATTTTAAGAGCTTACCACCAAGCCAAATCGTCCCTACATTAGCAGATGAGGGTATTTATCTTGCTTCTGAATCAACATATTATCGTGTTCTTCATGAAGAAAAACAGCAAAACGCTCGCGGACGTAGTCAGATAAAAGAGAGAAAAGTACCGACGACACACTGTGCTACAGGGCCAAACCAAGTGTGGTGTTGGGATATTACTTGGTTACCAGGCCCCGCTAAAGGGCTGCATTTTTATTTATATTTGATACTCGATATATTTAGTCGAAAGATTGTTGGATGGGAAATTCATGATGACGAATCAGCAGAAAATGCATCAATATTAATTAAGAAAGCTCATTTAAAAGAAGGAGTTAAAGATAATCCTCTGGTACTGCATTCGGATAATGGAAGCCCAATGAAAGGCTCATCAATGCTTGAAACACTTTATAGTTTAGGTGTCGTGTCGTCTTTTAATCGTCCTAGGGTGAGCAATGATAATGCTTATGCTGAGTCGATATTTAAAACGTGTAAATATCGCCCTGACTATCCGTATAAAGGGTTTTCAACAATTGATGAGGCGCGTAGTTGGGTGTTGAAATTTAGCCACTGGTATAATTTTAACCACAAACATAGTGGCATCAAATACGTCAGCCCACATCAAAGGCATTCAGGATTAGCGGGTGACATATTGGCTAATAGAAAAGAAGTTTATCAAGGTGCTAAAGATGCTCACCCTGAGCGCTGGAGCGGTAATATCCGTAATTGGGATTTACCAAAAGAAGTGTACTTAAACCCTGAACAAAATAGTGTCAAGGCTGAGAGTGCATAA
- a CDS encoding glucose PTS transporter subunit IIA has protein sequence MAKIRDYQQLARDILVEVGNEENIVSFTRCATRLRLVLKTVPIDAESTIKQFPGVITVVQSGGQFQIVIGTHVAEVYEALSGLVDQHILQDNGHKVRVVDAIIGSMSAIFAPIVFILASAGILQGILIIAKYFSPEITTSGTFAVLNFMSWTPFAFLPVFIAVTASKHFKCSPFIAVLCSCTLINPDWATMAAQIANGEVITFLGFSLAQTVYTSSVLPPIFMIWGLSYVEKYAKRVIPEVVSELFTPLVCMVIMVPITLILIGPISSAAAVGIANGYNWLFEASPAVAAAFIGGIWQVIVIFGVHWGITPVILANFDLYGRDSFQAFQTMAVVAQMAAAFAVGFKSRNTLFKTTSFSAGVTAIFGITEPTLYGVTLRLKKPFVCGCIGGALGAVVASLFGSYYYAYAGLPSLLTIMNAISVENSSSFIGEVIGVATTIVVTFILVYIVGFNDPQEESSSSLTQTSESTKTAKELKLNSPINGVIVSLESVNDLSFSERLLGDGIAFQPADGQVYAPCDAIVSSVIESQHAVGLTCSNGAELLIHVGLDTVNLKGQFFETLVVLDQQVKEGEPLIKFDKAAIEKAGYDLTTPFIVFPLCQTSCRA, from the coding sequence ATGGCAAAGATTCGAGACTATCAACAACTCGCTCGAGATATATTGGTTGAAGTGGGAAATGAAGAAAATATCGTCAGCTTTACTAGGTGTGCAACGCGTTTACGATTAGTGCTAAAGACTGTGCCAATAGACGCTGAATCAACGATAAAACAGTTTCCAGGGGTCATTACTGTTGTCCAAAGTGGTGGGCAATTTCAAATTGTTATTGGTACTCATGTTGCTGAAGTGTATGAGGCTCTGTCAGGGTTAGTCGATCAACATATCTTACAAGATAATGGTCACAAAGTAAGAGTTGTAGATGCCATTATTGGCTCTATGTCAGCCATTTTTGCTCCGATTGTATTTATCTTAGCGTCTGCTGGAATATTACAAGGGATCCTTATTATTGCGAAGTATTTTTCTCCAGAAATTACTACGTCAGGTACTTTTGCTGTTTTGAACTTTATGTCTTGGACACCATTTGCATTCTTACCAGTATTTATTGCGGTTACAGCTTCCAAGCACTTTAAATGCTCTCCTTTTATTGCCGTGTTATGTAGCTGTACTCTGATTAATCCTGATTGGGCAACAATGGCAGCTCAAATTGCTAATGGAGAGGTCATTACTTTTCTCGGCTTCTCTTTAGCTCAGACCGTATATACCTCATCCGTGCTTCCTCCTATATTTATGATATGGGGGCTTTCTTATGTAGAAAAATATGCTAAGCGAGTCATTCCTGAGGTAGTGAGTGAGTTATTCACACCACTTGTTTGTATGGTCATTATGGTGCCAATAACTCTTATCTTAATTGGCCCTATCAGTAGTGCTGCTGCTGTAGGCATAGCAAATGGTTATAACTGGTTGTTTGAGGCATCACCTGCTGTCGCGGCGGCATTCATCGGCGGTATATGGCAAGTGATCGTTATCTTCGGAGTGCATTGGGGGATCACACCAGTTATTTTAGCTAACTTTGATTTGTATGGCCGAGACTCATTTCAAGCTTTCCAAACCATGGCTGTAGTTGCTCAGATGGCCGCAGCTTTTGCGGTGGGTTTTAAATCTAGAAATACATTATTTAAGACAACATCATTTTCAGCCGGTGTTACTGCAATATTTGGTATAACAGAACCCACACTTTATGGAGTTACATTACGACTGAAAAAACCATTTGTTTGCGGATGTATTGGCGGTGCATTGGGGGCCGTAGTCGCGAGTCTCTTTGGCAGCTATTACTATGCTTATGCTGGTTTGCCTAGTCTGCTAACTATTATGAATGCGATTAGTGTAGAAAATAGCAGCTCTTTCATTGGAGAAGTGATTGGCGTGGCTACCACAATTGTTGTCACATTTATCTTGGTTTACATCGTTGGCTTTAATGACCCTCAAGAAGAAAGTTCTAGCTCCCTAACTCAAACTTCGGAGTCAACAAAAACGGCGAAAGAACTTAAACTAAATAGTCCTATCAATGGTGTCATTGTCTCACTTGAGAGTGTAAATGACCTTAGTTTTTCTGAGAGGCTGTTAGGTGATGGAATCGCCTTTCAACCTGCAGATGGGCAAGTATATGCGCCTTGTGATGCGATTGTTTCTTCAGTTATCGAAAGTCAACACGCAGTGGGCTTAACATGCAGTAACGGAGCTGAGCTACTTATCCATGTCGGATTAGATACTGTCAATCTCAAAGGACAGTTTTTTGAAACCTTGGTAGTGTTAGACCAACAAGTGAAAGAGGGTGAACCTTTAATCAAATTTGATAAAGCCGCTATCGAAAAAGCAGGATATGACCTAACCACACCGTTTATCGTATTCCCTCTCTGTCAGACTAGTTGTCGCGCTTAA
- a CDS encoding LysR family transcriptional regulator, whose product MDIKALRYFVTLIQHQSFTRASEALFVTQPTISKMIRNLEQSLNQPLIQRDGRRFWLTDAGEIVYARALQVIDTMEQLNAELDDLNHLERGHLRLGIPPMVGHLYAGIIRRYKQLYPKVELTILEYGGRKIEQALINGEMDVAITMLPTHTDHAITFLPLDRYQIQAIVPNNGKWQNNNLVSWHDIRDEPFYMYTKDFTLSEYILQRCHQAGYTPQISARSSQWDFLVALVKNGSGITFLPQPLCHRILDTEVLVKTISTSMDWRLGLIWHSERYIPKTATAWIELCKQEKAIQTNKTPIL is encoded by the coding sequence ATGGATATAAAAGCTTTACGTTACTTTGTAACATTGATTCAACATCAAAGCTTCACGCGTGCTTCAGAAGCTCTATTTGTTACTCAACCAACCATCAGTAAGATGATTAGAAACTTAGAACAATCGTTAAACCAGCCACTTATTCAGCGGGATGGAAGAAGGTTTTGGTTAACCGATGCAGGGGAAATCGTTTACGCAAGAGCATTACAAGTAATTGATACGATGGAACAGCTTAATGCGGAGCTGGATGACTTGAATCATCTAGAGAGGGGTCATCTTCGCTTGGGGATCCCACCTATGGTTGGACATCTCTATGCGGGAATAATACGTCGCTATAAACAACTGTACCCTAAAGTAGAATTAACCATCTTAGAGTATGGGGGAAGAAAGATAGAGCAAGCTTTAATAAATGGCGAAATGGATGTTGCGATCACTATGTTACCGACGCATACCGATCATGCAATTACATTTCTACCTTTGGATAGGTACCAAATACAGGCTATTGTACCAAATAATGGTAAGTGGCAGAACAACAACTTGGTTTCTTGGCATGATATAAGAGATGAACCCTTCTATATGTATACTAAAGACTTCACTCTCAGCGAATATATCCTTCAGCGTTGCCACCAAGCTGGATATACACCTCAGATTTCAGCACGAAGTAGCCAATGGGACTTTTTAGTTGCACTAGTCAAAAATGGCAGTGGCATTACCTTTCTTCCACAGCCACTATGCCATCGAATCCTCGACACGGAAGTTTTAGTAAAAACCATTTCAACCTCAATGGACTGGCGGCTAGGCCTCATTTGGCATTCAGAGCGGTATATCCCAAAAACAGCGACAGCTTGGATCGAGCTATGTAAACAAGAAAAAGCGATCCAAACAAATAAAACGCCTATCCTTTAA